Proteins from a genomic interval of Candidatus Acetothermia bacterium:
- the efp gene encoding elongation factor P — MGISIGEITRGMTILYQGELYEVMEFEHVKRGRGSAFVRAKLRGMRTGRVVTEILRDSDNIEIAFLEVRPLQYLYQAGGKYTFMDKGSFEEYEVPAEAVEPIRGYMVEGLDFTGLFYHGEMVKVEPPNFVDLRVVETPPGVKGDTATGGEKPATLETGLVVKVPLFVTVGEVIRVDTRTGAYVERVG; from the coding sequence ATGGGGATTTCAATCGGTGAGATCACGCGGGGGATGACGATCCTTTACCAGGGCGAGCTCTACGAGGTGATGGAGTTCGAGCATGTGAAGCGGGGCCGGGGCAGCGCGTTCGTCCGGGCCAAGCTCAGGGGGATGCGCACCGGACGGGTGGTTACGGAGATCCTGCGGGACTCGGACAACATCGAGATCGCGTTCTTGGAAGTCCGGCCCCTCCAATACCTATATCAGGCCGGAGGGAAGTACACGTTCATGGACAAGGGGTCGTTCGAGGAATACGAGGTCCCCGCGGAGGCGGTGGAGCCGATCCGTGGGTACATGGTGGAGGGCCTGGACTTCACCGGCCTTTTCTACCATGGGGAGATGGTCAAGGTGGAGCCGCCGAACTTCGTGGACCTGCGGGTGGTGGAGACACCGCCCGGGGTCAAGGGCGATACGGCCACCGGCGGGGAGAAGCCGGCCACGTTGGAGACGGGGCTGGTCGTCAAGGTGCCGTTGTTCGTGACGGTGGGCGAGGTGATCCGGGTGGACACCCGCACCGGGGCGTACGTGGAGCGGGTAGGGTAA
- a CDS encoding Asp23/Gls24 family envelope stress response protein translates to MAEQKLELKQPLGRLVVRQEVLTAIAARAVERVEGVRPLRGGGGIIGIFAGPEEGVQASIHGDTVDVELRIAVVLGYPVHEVAQGVQQAVREDLEGFIGASVGRVDVYVRQVVPPEEILMLEEGGEDA, encoded by the coding sequence ATGGCGGAACAGAAGCTGGAGCTGAAGCAACCCCTGGGCCGGTTGGTGGTGCGCCAGGAGGTGTTGACGGCCATCGCCGCTCGGGCAGTGGAGCGGGTCGAGGGGGTGCGGCCCCTGCGGGGCGGGGGCGGGATCATCGGGATCTTCGCCGGCCCCGAAGAAGGAGTGCAGGCCTCGATCCACGGCGATACCGTTGACGTGGAGCTGCGCATCGCCGTTGTCCTCGGCTACCCGGTGCACGAGGTAGCCCAGGGGGTTCAACAGGCGGTGCGCGAGGACCTGGAAGGGTTTATCGGGGCGTCGGTCGGTCGGGTGGATGTGTATGTCCGGCAGGTGGTCCCACCTGAGGAGATCCTGATGCTGGAGGAGGGCGGAGAGGATGCCTAA
- a CDS encoding Asp23/Gls24 family envelope stress response protein, giving the protein MPKEAEYVEGGPEEGKISISKDVIATIAGVIATEVEGIAPPKGGVLPKGEAVRKLVETELTEGRVKIGLKVGVVYGYVVHEVAQQLQEKVKAEVEKMTALPVDMVDVEVVRVVFPEGGKPGERRG; this is encoded by the coding sequence ATGCCTAAGGAAGCGGAGTACGTCGAGGGCGGTCCCGAGGAAGGCAAGATCAGCATCTCCAAGGACGTCATCGCCACCATCGCTGGGGTCATCGCCACCGAGGTGGAGGGGATTGCCCCGCCCAAAGGGGGAGTCCTGCCCAAGGGGGAGGCGGTGCGCAAGCTGGTGGAGACGGAGCTCACGGAAGGCCGGGTGAAGATCGGCCTCAAGGTGGGCGTGGTGTACGGGTACGTGGTGCACGAGGTGGCCCAGCAGCTCCAGGAGAAGGTCAAGGCCGAGGTGGAGAAGATGACCGCGCTGCCGGTGGACATGGTGGACGTGGAGGTGGTGCGGGTGGTGTTCCCGGAGGGGGGGAAGCCGGGGGAGAGGAGGGGATGA
- a CDS encoding alkaline shock response membrane anchor protein AmaP translates to MGGFLLGLEGVILLLVAVAAAVGAAWGTPEVWISGGRALNPVLVRAVLGILAAAFLAGAAVIAALALRRRAARRALRRSGPKGEIFICPDTVRQLAAGLLAGELGLTGFRVALRPVGEGVALRVVLKLPAEEEIPPLAERLQNLLAQEVAAKTGLEVHEVRLVVRGASRKNL, encoded by the coding sequence GTGGGCGGCTTTTTGCTGGGGTTGGAGGGGGTGATCCTCCTTCTCGTCGCGGTGGCGGCGGCCGTGGGTGCGGCGTGGGGGACGCCGGAGGTGTGGATCAGCGGGGGGAGGGCCTTGAACCCGGTGCTGGTGCGGGCGGTGCTGGGGATCCTCGCCGCCGCGTTCTTGGCCGGGGCCGCGGTGATCGCGGCGCTCGCCCTCCGGCGCCGGGCGGCCCGGCGGGCGCTGCGGCGGTCGGGGCCGAAGGGGGAGATCTTCATCTGCCCGGATACCGTGCGGCAATTGGCGGCTGGGCTCCTCGCCGGGGAGCTCGGGCTCACCGGGTTCCGGGTGGCCCTGCGCCCGGTGGGCGAAGGGGTGGCCCTGCGGGTGGTCCTCAAGCTCCCGGCCGAGGAGGAGATCCCGCCCCTGGCGGAGCGCCTCCAGAACTTGCTCGCCCAGGAAGTAGCGGCCAAGACGGGGCTTGAGGTGCACGAGGTCCGCCTCGTCGTCCGGGGCGCCTCCCGAAAGAATCTGTAG
- the nusB gene encoding transcription antitermination factor NusB, translated as MRRRAREAVLRSLYRREFLPLSPEELLADEDLGRETAFARSLLAGILAHQEEIDRVIDARAMGWRLDRLPLVDRNILRLGLYELLFTDTPPEVVMDEAVELAKAYGTERAPAVVNGILDRERKERRGDGRTLG; from the coding sequence GTGCGCCGGCGGGCCCGGGAAGCCGTCCTCCGAAGCCTCTACCGGCGGGAGTTCCTGCCCTTGTCCCCTGAGGAGCTCCTCGCCGACGAGGACCTGGGGAGAGAAACCGCGTTTGCCCGGTCCCTCCTCGCCGGCATCCTCGCCCATCAGGAGGAGATCGACCGCGTCATCGATGCCCGCGCCATGGGCTGGAGGCTGGACCGGTTGCCCCTTGTGGATCGCAACATCCTGCGCCTTGGCCTCTACGAGCTCCTCTTCACCGATACCCCCCCGGAGGTGGTGATGGACGAGGCGGTGGAACTGGCCAAGGCGTACGGGACCGAGCGGGCGCCGGCGGTGGTCAACGGGATCCTGGACCGGGAGCGGAAGGAACGACGCGGTGACGGGCGAACGTTGGGCTGA
- a CDS encoding PHP domain-containing protein: MTGERWADLHLHTRWSDGTLDVPGMVRRAKAAGLSCIAITDHDTIGPDLIAPCVEVDGVEVICGVEVKAEVLGERGEILGYFLTPGQPALQELFAWMAAARGRRMEEMVRRCREVLGVGIDLEEVAGEAAGSVGRPHLAAVLVRRGVAATYEDAFQRYLSEGCPCYVPLPRPSSRQVIAAIRSAGGVAALAHPGFLPFTDWEPVLAALSAQGMAAVETYYPYDQSQRAVHVDAAEIEALAAKLALIPTGGSDDHGPGSVKESVGRVRVPYAVVDRLRAASSVT, encoded by the coding sequence GTGACGGGCGAACGTTGGGCTGACCTCCACCTCCACACCCGCTGGTCGGATGGGACCCTGGACGTCCCGGGCATGGTCCGGCGGGCCAAAGCGGCCGGGCTCTCCTGCATCGCCATCACCGACCACGACACGATTGGCCCCGACCTCATCGCCCCTTGTGTGGAGGTGGACGGGGTGGAGGTGATCTGCGGGGTCGAGGTCAAGGCCGAGGTGCTGGGGGAGCGGGGGGAGATCCTCGGGTACTTCCTGACCCCTGGGCAGCCGGCGCTTCAGGAGCTGTTCGCGTGGATGGCGGCGGCGCGGGGGCGGCGGATGGAGGAGATGGTACGGCGGTGTCGGGAGGTGCTGGGGGTGGGGATCGACCTCGAGGAGGTGGCCGGGGAGGCCGCGGGATCGGTGGGCCGGCCGCACCTCGCGGCGGTGCTCGTCCGGCGGGGAGTGGCGGCCACCTATGAGGACGCGTTCCAACGGTACCTGTCCGAAGGGTGCCCCTGCTATGTCCCCCTCCCCCGCCCCTCCAGCCGCCAGGTGATCGCCGCCATCCGTAGCGCCGGCGGGGTGGCCGCCCTCGCCCACCCCGGGTTCCTGCCGTTCACCGATTGGGAGCCCGTCTTGGCCGCGCTCTCCGCCCAGGGGATGGCGGCGGTGGAGACCTATTACCCCTACGATCAGTCCCAGCGGGCGGTGCACGTGGATGCGGCCGAGATCGAGGCCTTGGCCGCGAAGCTTGCGCTCATCCCCACCGGGGGCTCCGACGACCACGGGCCGGGGTCGGTGAAGGAAAGCGTGGGCCGGGTGCGGGTGCCCTACGCGGTGGTGGACAGGCTCCGCGCCGCGTCCTCGGTGACGTAG
- a CDS encoding DUF1385 domain-containing protein — translation MPIGGQAVIEGVMLQHGHRVAVAVRTPTGEIVVEPVPAVAPFPRVERIPFLRGPIKLYQMLALGLRALQRSAELAYPEEAPGSRWGFAVTIILALVLLVGGFIVLPLYLAGLTRVGHPVLFNLVEGGIRVALFFLYLYAISFLRDIRRVFQYHGAEHKVVHAYEDGHGLSLAAARGKSPLHARCGTSFLLLFVVVAILVFSVVVTDSWWVRLAGRLLLLPVVAAVAYELLQLGGRYPHAWWLRPLLWPGLLLQRLTTREPADDQLEVALAVLRYVTEDAARSLSTTA, via the coding sequence ATGCCGATCGGGGGCCAGGCGGTCATCGAGGGGGTGATGCTCCAGCACGGCCACCGCGTGGCGGTGGCCGTGCGCACCCCAACGGGGGAGATCGTGGTCGAGCCCGTGCCGGCGGTGGCCCCATTTCCGCGCGTCGAGCGGATCCCATTCCTGCGCGGGCCGATCAAGCTCTACCAGATGCTCGCCCTGGGCCTGCGCGCCCTGCAGCGGTCCGCCGAGCTCGCCTATCCGGAGGAGGCCCCAGGGTCACGGTGGGGGTTCGCCGTGACCATCATCCTTGCGCTGGTGCTCCTCGTGGGCGGGTTCATCGTCCTGCCCCTGTACCTGGCCGGGCTGACCCGCGTGGGTCACCCGGTGCTGTTCAACCTGGTGGAGGGGGGGATCCGGGTGGCCCTGTTCTTCCTCTACCTGTACGCGATCTCGTTCCTGCGCGACATCCGCCGCGTGTTCCAGTACCATGGGGCGGAGCACAAGGTGGTCCACGCCTACGAGGATGGCCACGGCCTGTCCCTGGCCGCAGCCCGGGGCAAGAGCCCCCTCCACGCCCGCTGCGGCACGAGCTTTCTCCTCCTGTTCGTGGTGGTGGCGATCCTCGTGTTCTCCGTGGTGGTCACCGACAGCTGGTGGGTCCGGCTCGCCGGACGGCTCCTCCTCCTCCCGGTGGTGGCGGCGGTGGCATATGAGCTTTTGCAACTGGGCGGGCGCTATCCCCACGCGTGGTGGCTGCGCCCGCTCCTCTGGCCCGGGCTCCTTCTGCAGCGGCTGACCACCCGGGAGCCGGCCGACGACCAACTGGAGGTGGCCCTGGCCGTGCTGCGCTACGTCACCGAGGACGCGGCGCGGAGCCTGTCCACCACCGCGTAG
- the rpmE gene encoding 50S ribosomal protein L31, whose translation MKKDIHPELHRTVIRCSCGAEFETLSTKKDLHVDVCSRCHPFFTGESRLVDAEGRVERFARKYGKDWQAKST comes from the coding sequence GACATCCATCCCGAGCTCCACCGCACGGTGATCCGCTGCAGCTGTGGCGCCGAGTTCGAGACCCTGTCCACGAAGAAGGACCTGCACGTGGACGTGTGCTCCCGCTGCCACCCGTTCTTCACCGGCGAGTCGCGCCTGGTGGACGCGGAGGGGCGTGTGGAGCGGTTCGCCCGCAAGTACGGCAAGGACTGGCAGGCGAAGTCCACGTAG